The Equus caballus isolate H_3958 breed thoroughbred chromosome 12, TB-T2T, whole genome shotgun sequence genome contains a region encoding:
- the LOC100059418 gene encoding pepsin II-1-like, giving the protein MKWLLLLSLVALSECLIYKVPLVRKKSLRKNLIEHGLLEDFLKKHTPNPASKFLPKEAATLADTEPLENYLDEEYFGTISIGTPPQEFTVIFDTGSSNLWVPSTYCSSLACYDHKRFNPEKSSTYRATSESISITYGTGSMTGILGYDTVRVGGIEDTNQIFGLSKKEPGFFLFLAPFDGILGLAYPSISASGATPVFDNIWDQGLVSQDLFSVYLSSNDESGSVVMFGGIDSSYYTGSLHWVPVSHEGYWQITVDSITVNGESIACSGGCQAVVDTGTSLLTGPTSAIDNIQSYIGARKDLLGEAVISCSSIDSLPDIVFTINGVEFPLTPSAYILEEDDICISGFKGMNLDTSSGELWILGDVFIRQYFTVFDRANNQVGLASVA; this is encoded by the exons ATGAagtggctgctgctgctcagcTTGGTGGCGCTCTCTGAGTGCCTTATCTACAA GGTTCCGCTTGTCAGAAAGAAGTCTTTGAGGAAGAACCTGATTGAGCATGGCTTACTGGAGGACTTCTTGAAGAAGCATACCCCCAACCCAGCCAGCAAGTTCTTACCCAAGGAGGCTGCCACCTTGGCGGACACAGAGCCCCTGGAGAACTACCTGGAT GAGGAGTACTTCGGCACCATCAGCATCGGAACTCCCCCTCAGGAGTTCACCGTCATCTTTGACACCGGCTCCTCCAACCTGTGGGTACCCTCGACCTACTGCTCCAGTCTTGCCTGCT ATGACCACAAGCGCTTCAACCCTGAGAAATCCTCTACCTACAGGGCCACCAGCGAGTCGATCTCCATCACCTACGGTACCGGCAGCATGACAGGCATCCTCGGATATGACACTGTCAGG GTCGGAGGCATCGAGGACACCAACCAGATCTTCGGCTTGAGCAAGAAGGAGCCtggcttcttccttttcttgGCTCCCTTTGACGGCATCCTGGGTCTCGCCTACCCCAGCATCTCTGCCTCTGGGGCCACTCCAGTCTTTGACAACATATGGGACCAGGGTCTGGTTTCCCAAGACCTCTTCTCCGTCTACCTGAGCTC CAATGATGAGAGTGGCAGCGTGGTGATGTTTGGTGGCATCGATTCTTCCTACTACACTGGAAGTCTGCACTGGGTGCCTGTTTCTCACGAGGGTTACTGGCAGATCACCGTGGACAG TATCACCGTGAATGGAGAGTCCATCGCTTGCAGCGGGGGTTGCCAGGCCGTTGTTGACACTGGCACCTCTCTGCTGACTGGCCCAACCTCTGCCATTGACAATATCCAGAGCTACATTGGAGCCAGAAAGGACTTACTTGGTGAG GCAGTGATCAGCTGCTCATCCATCGACAGCCTGCCCGACATCGTCTTCACCATCAATGGTGTCGAGTTCCCTCTGACTCCCAGTGCCTACATCCTAGAG GAGGATGATATCTGCATCAGTGGCTTCAAGGGCATGAACCTTGATACCAGCAGTGGAGAGCTCTGGATCCTGGGTGACGTCTTCATCCGCCAGTACTTTACCGTCTTTGACAGAGCCAACAACCAGGTTGGCCTGGCTTCCGTGGCCTAA